The genomic region CCGCCTATTGGTGACAGGGGGTGGGGGCTATAACCCGTGGACAGTCGCCCGCGTCTGGAGCGGGATTTGGGCCACACTCAGCGGGCAAGATATTCCTGACCGCCTCCCACAAGAGGGCGAAGCGGTCTTGCGGGGCCTATCTTGGGCGGGGCATTCGAAAGGGAAATCGCCACCCGCGACATGGTTCACGCAGTTGCATGACAGCCAAGACGAAACACCAATTCGCGACACAATCCGAGATCGCATTGCCCTGCTCTCTGCGCGCCCTGCGGCGCAGGGCGTTTTGCCATAAAAAAGGCGGCCCCGAATAAGGGCCGCCTGATTGTCATTCGCGCACCACAAGGGCTTAGGCGATTTTCGGCAGCAAGCTGTCGATTGAGGCCTTTGCATCGCCGTAGAACATCCGCGTGTTCTCTTTGTAGAAAAGCGGGTTCTCAATGCCCGAATAGCCTGTGCCCTGCCCCCGTTTGGAGACGAAAACCTGCTTGGCTTTCCAGCATTCCAACACAGGCATCCCTGCGATTGGCGAGTTGGGGTCTTCTTGCGCGGCTGGGTTCACGATGTCGTTTGAACCGATCACAATGGCCACATCGGTGGATGGGAAATCCTCGTTGATTTCATCCATTTCCAGAACGATGTCATAGGGCACTTTGGCCTCTGCAAGCAGAACGTTCATGTGACCAGGCAAGCGGCCTGCAACGGGGTGAATGGCGAAACGCACAATTTTGCCCGCCGCGCGCAGCTTGCGTGTAAGCTCGGCCACACCTTGCTGTGCCTGTGCCACCGCCATGCCATAGCCGGGGATGATGATGATGCTGTCGGCCTCGTTCAGCGCATTGGCCACACCATCGCTGTCGATTGCGATTTGCTCGCCCTCAATGGCCTGCTGCTCGCCTTTGGCACCGCCAAAACCACCCAAAATCACGCTGATGAAACTGCGGTTCATGGCTTTACACATGATGTAGCTGAGGATGGCACCCGAAGAGCCCACCAAAGCCCCCACAACAATCAACAGATCATTGCCAAGGCTAAAGCCAATCGCCGCCGCCGCCCAACCTGAATAGCTGTTCAGCATGGACACAACCACGGGCATATCCGCGCCGCCGATCCCCATGATCAGGTGATAGCCGATAAAGAGAGCCAGAACTGTCAAGGCAATCAATGTCCAGCCGCCTGCGCCGCCCAAATACATCGCGGCCAACGCCAAGGATGCGGCAGCGGCAGCAGCGTTCAAGATATGCCCACCAGGCAATTGCTTCGCCGCACTGTTCACACGCCCTGCAAGTTTGCCATAGGCGATGACGGAACCCGTAAAGGTCACGGCACCGATCCAAATCCCCAAGACCAATTCAACGCGCAAAATGCCAACTTCAACGGCGGTTTTCTTGCCCAACAGTGCCGCGAAATTGGACAGGGTGCCAAGCATGTCATAAACAGGCGCCTCAATCGGGCCTTTGGGTTGCGGGAAGGCCATACCTGCCTCGCGCAAAACCTCGCCCACGCTGACCAATTCAAGATGCGC from Rhodobacterales bacterium HKCCA1288 harbors:
- a CDS encoding NAD(P)(+) transhydrogenase (Re/Si-specific) subunit beta, which codes for MDFGFTIAAYAVAGVLFILSLGGLSGQESAKRAVWYGIAGMAIAISATLIGPGSGLWLMSLVLIAAGAGVGYQLATKVQMTQMPELVAIMHSLVGLAAVFVGFNAHLELVSVGEVLREAGMAFPQPKGPIEAPVYDMLGTLSNFAALLGKKTAVEVGILRVELVLGIWIGAVTFTGSVIAYGKLAGRVNSAAKQLPGGHILNAAAAAASLALAAMYLGGAGGWTLIALTVLALFIGYHLIMGIGGADMPVVVSMLNSYSGWAAAAIGFSLGNDLLIVVGALVGSSGAILSYIMCKAMNRSFISVILGGFGGAKGEQQAIEGEQIAIDSDGVANALNEADSIIIIPGYGMAVAQAQQGVAELTRKLRAAGKIVRFAIHPVAGRLPGHMNVLLAEAKVPYDIVLEMDEINEDFPSTDVAIVIGSNDIVNPAAQEDPNSPIAGMPVLECWKAKQVFVSKRGQGTGYSGIENPLFYKENTRMFYGDAKASIDSLLPKIA